Proteins encoded within one genomic window of Anopheles gambiae chromosome 3, idAnoGambNW_F1_1, whole genome shotgun sequence:
- the LOC1271413 gene encoding mitochondrial import receptor subunit TOM70: MTTGSTGSTFPKWQLALLIGTPVAIGLGYLYWRKSGDQGGDKLTKKRLADLKDKTISLDGDTSEAAGKQQPADAKPLTGRDLANKHKTDGNAHFRVGKYDLAIREYDAAIEHCPTYEATDRATYYQNRAAAYEQLQNWAAVIKDCTSAIECNPAYAKALVRRAKAYEQQQDLSRALEDITAACIVDRFQNKATLVSADRILRELGQQHGREAMKSKKPTYPSKQFLKSYFSSFNNDPIGKLVVASTEQKGFIKAKALFDSAEYEGIVAACTEELEKSESESEYKLEALLLRGTFYNLIACYEEAKQDLDAVIELETADKRLRSNALIKRASLAMQTEPDSPGECFKYFARAETIDSTNGDIFHHRGQVYILTDRMDDAIADFERAYQLCPTSGIIATHLCYASYRQAAQNRDESAIGRIRKRFNEILDQYADCVECYSILAQVLTEEQKFDEADSCFARALKVEPDNAQIYVHRGLLQLQWKGDIDEGVKLIKKAIQIDGKCEFAYETLGTIEVQRGNLVEAIKLFERAIELARTEMSLVHLYSLKDAAVAQVDVAKNMGLSISNIQPNF; this comes from the coding sequence ATGACGACGGGTAGCACGGGATCAACATTCCCCAAATGGCAGCTGGCGCTGCTGATCGGTACGCCCGTGGCCATCGGACTCGGCTACCTGTACTGGCGCAAATCGGGCGACCAGGGCGGCGACAAGCTGACCAAGAAGCGGTTGGCCGACCTGAAGGACAAAACCATCTCGCTCGATGGTGACACGTCGGAGGCCGCCGGCAAGCAACAGCCGGCCGATGCGAAACCGCTGACCGGGCGCGATCTGGCCAACAAGCACAAGACGGACGGCAACGCACACTTCCGGGTGGGGAAGTACGACCTGGCGATCCGGGAGTACGATGCGGCGATCGAGCACTGTCCCACGTACGAGGCGACGGACCGGGCCACCTACTACCAGAACCGGGCGGCCGCGTACGAGCAGCTACAGAACTGGGCGGCCGTCATTAAGGACTGCACCAGCGCGATCGAGTGCAATCCGGCGTACGCGAAGGCGCTGGTCCGCCGGGCGAAGGcgtacgagcagcagcaggatctGTCGCGCGCGCTGGAGGACATTACGGCCGCCTGCATTGTGGATCGGTTTCAGAACAAAGCGACACTGGTCAGCGCGGATCGCATACTGCGGGAGTTGGGCCAGCAGCATGGGCGGGAAGCGATGAAGAGCAAAAAACCGACCTACCCGTCGAAGCAGTTCCTCAAGAGCTACTTCAGCTCGTTCAACAACGATCCCATTGGCAAGCTGGTCGTGGCCAGCACGGAACAGAAGGGTTTCATCAAGGCGAAGGCCCTGTTCGACAGCGCCGAGTACGAGGGCATTGTCGCTGCCTGCACCGAGGAGCTGGAGAAGAGCGAGTCCGAGTCGGAGTACAAGCTGGAGGCGCTGCTGCTCCGCGGCACCTTCTACAACCTGATCGCCTGCTACGAGGAGGCGAAACAGGACCTGGACGCGGTAATTGAGCTGGAAACGGCGGACAAGCGGCTCCGCTCGAACGCCCTCATCAAGCGGGCCTCGCTGGCCATGCAAACGGAGCCGGATTCACCGGGCGAATGCTTCAAGTACTTTGCGCGCGCCGAAACGATCGACAGCACGAACGGGGACATCTTCCATCACCGCGGCCAGGTGTACATACTGACCGACCGGATGGACGATGCGATCGCGGACTTTGAGCGAGCGTACCAGCTGTGCCCCACGTCCGGCATCATTGCGACGCACCTGTGCTACGCCTCGTACCGGCAGGCGGCCCAAAACCGGGACGAATCGGCCATCGGGCGCATCCGCAAGCGGTTCAACGAGATACTGGACCAGTACGCGGACTGCGTCGAGTGTTACAGCATCCTCGCCCAGGTACTGACCGAGGAGCAGAAGTTCGACGAAGCGGACAGCTGCTTCGCCCGGGCACTGAAGGTCGAGCCGGACAATGCGCAGATCTACGTGCACCGggggctgctgcagctgcagtgGAAGGGCGACATCGACGAGGGCGTGAAGCTGATCAAGAAAGCAATACAGATCGATGGCAAGTGCGAGTTTGCGTACGAAACGCTCGGCACGATCGAGGTGCAGCGCGGCAATCTGGTCGAGGCGATCAAGCTGTTCGAGCGGGCGATCGAGCTGGCGCGCACGGAGATGAGCCTGGTGCATCTGTACTCGCTGAAGGATGCGGCGGTCGCGCAGGTGGACGTGGCGAAGAACATGGGCTTGAGTATTAGCAACATTCAGCCGAACTTTTAA